A genomic region of Xanthomonas fragariae contains the following coding sequences:
- a CDS encoding SufE family protein has product MTNSPFPLESTAVEAQATIAEEFSFFGDWSERYQYLIDLGRKLPAFPEQWKTEEHRLYGCQSMVWIVPEGNAERLDFHAVSDSTIVSGLIYLALRVYSGRSAQEILATEPDYIAGIGLAKHLSPTRSNGVAAMLAFIRDTARAQQ; this is encoded by the coding sequence ATGACCAACTCCCCTTTCCCGCTCGAATCCACTGCCGTCGAAGCGCAGGCCACCATTGCCGAAGAATTCTCTTTCTTTGGCGACTGGTCCGAGCGCTATCAGTATCTGATCGATCTGGGCCGCAAGCTGCCAGCGTTCCCCGAACAGTGGAAGACCGAAGAACATCGTTTGTATGGTTGCCAGTCGATGGTGTGGATCGTGCCGGAAGGCAATGCCGAGCGCCTGGACTTCCATGCTGTCAGCGATTCGACAATCGTCTCCGGGCTGATCTATCTCGCATTGCGCGTGTATTCCGGGCGTAGCGCGCAGGAGATCCTGGCCACCGAGCCGGACTACATCGCCGGGATTGGATTGGCCAAGCATCTGTCGCCGACCCGCAGCAATGGCGTGGCCGCGATGCTGGCCTTCATTCGCGACACCGCGCGCGCGCAGCAGTGA
- a CDS encoding MFS transporter, whose product MKPAASLRTLFAYPGFVLVLLYRVAAMLSYQIVAVTVGWHIYEITRNPLSLGLIGLAEILPFFCIAPFAGYLVDHLPLRRLGTIAVLGLVATALLLLAITLGWLSMQGVWPIYAAIALTGAARSFLSPVYNALFARALPREAFARGASIGSVTFQAGMVIGPALGGVLVGWGGKGLAYGVAASVALVAILALAVLRVSEPVKKGPRAPIFSSIAEGAQFVLSNQIMLGAMALDMFSVLLGGAVSMLPAFIHDILHYGPEGLGILRGAPALGSIVVGVWLSRHPLQRNAGRILMLSVAGFGLCTIAFGLSRHFWLSGAILLVYGMCDGVSVVVRQTILQLATPDAMRGRVSSINGIFIGSSNELGAFYDGVMARLVGLVPAVVIGGCVTLGVVAFTAWRAPRLRKLDLRDLQ is encoded by the coding sequence ATGAAGCCCGCCGCCTCGCTGCGCACCCTGTTCGCCTATCCGGGCTTCGTCCTGGTGCTGCTGTATCGCGTGGCGGCAATGCTGTCGTATCAGATCGTTGCGGTGACGGTCGGTTGGCATATCTACGAGATCACCCGCAACCCGCTCTCGCTCGGGCTGATCGGGCTGGCGGAGATACTGCCGTTCTTCTGCATCGCGCCGTTTGCGGGCTACCTGGTCGATCACCTGCCACTCAGACGTCTGGGCACGATCGCGGTGCTGGGATTGGTCGCCACCGCGCTACTGCTATTGGCGATCACGCTCGGCTGGCTATCCATGCAAGGCGTGTGGCCGATCTACGCGGCCATCGCACTGACCGGTGCAGCACGCTCATTTCTGTCGCCGGTTTACAACGCATTGTTTGCGCGTGCGCTGCCGCGCGAGGCATTCGCACGCGGCGCCAGCATCGGCAGCGTCACCTTCCAGGCCGGCATGGTGATCGGCCCGGCGCTGGGCGGTGTGCTGGTCGGCTGGGGAGGTAAAGGCCTGGCCTACGGCGTTGCCGCAAGCGTGGCGTTGGTAGCGATTCTGGCCTTGGCGGTGTTGCGCGTCAGCGAGCCGGTCAAAAAAGGCCCACGCGCGCCGATCTTCAGCAGCATCGCCGAAGGTGCACAGTTCGTGCTGTCCAACCAGATCATGTTGGGCGCCATGGCGCTGGACATGTTTTCGGTGTTGTTGGGCGGCGCGGTGTCGATGCTGCCCGCCTTCATCCACGACATCCTGCACTACGGCCCGGAAGGCCTGGGCATCCTGCGCGGCGCACCGGCGCTGGGCTCGATCGTGGTGGGCGTGTGGCTGTCGCGGCACCCGCTGCAGCGCAATGCCGGGCGCATCCTGATGTTGTCGGTGGCCGGCTTCGGACTGTGCACGATCGCGTTCGGGCTGTCGCGGCACTTCTGGTTGTCGGGGGCAATTTTGCTGGTTTACGGCATGTGCGACGGTGTGTCAGTCGTGGTGCGTCAGACCATCCTGCAGCTTGCTACGCCGGACGCGATGCGTGGCCGGGTCTCATCGATCAACGGCATTTTCATCGGCTCCTCCAATGAGCTGGGCGCTTTCTATGACGGCGTGATGGCGCGCTTGGTCGGCTTGGTGCCAGCGGTTGTGATCGGCGGCTGCGTCACCCTGGGCGTGGTGGCATTCACTGCATGGAGGGCGCCGCGCTTGCGCAAGCTGGATCTGCGCGACTTGCAGTGA
- the dksA gene encoding RNA polymerase-binding protein DksA, translating to MAGKKPAKKAVEAAKKSAKPVAKKPAERAAATPAAKQATAATKQPSAKKAAATKTAVKPAPASKSTASKPAPPKPVKPVAKSAAKPAANKAAPAAAQPAETPAAPKSVPKPVARPAPAKSVPVKAEKPAPAPAPKAVPAKPAKPATPSLKNPVPVSKSSAKTPTKTEAPAKPAAPRPVGKVAVAVTSKPSGPTPKTKYRVVEYKTDEATGRPILPQGYKPAADEEYMSKLQQEYFRQRLQRWRNEMVEESKQTIENLREEVRDIGDEAERATRETENSLELRARDRARKLISKIDSTLKRLEDGDYGYCVDTGEEIGLDRLEARLTAERTIDAQERWEHLQKQQGD from the coding sequence GTGGCTGGAAAAAAACCTGCAAAAAAGGCCGTAGAGGCCGCCAAGAAGTCCGCCAAACCCGTTGCGAAGAAGCCAGCGGAGCGCGCCGCTGCAACACCGGCTGCCAAGCAGGCGACGGCGGCCACCAAGCAACCGTCTGCAAAGAAGGCAGCTGCGACGAAGACCGCCGTCAAGCCGGCGCCGGCCTCCAAGAGCACCGCGTCTAAGCCCGCACCCCCCAAGCCAGTGAAACCCGTCGCCAAGAGCGCTGCCAAGCCGGCGGCAAACAAGGCAGCTCCGGCTGCCGCCCAACCGGCCGAAACGCCGGCGGCGCCCAAGTCCGTACCGAAGCCGGTCGCCAGGCCCGCTCCGGCCAAGTCAGTCCCGGTCAAGGCTGAAAAGCCCGCGCCCGCACCGGCCCCGAAGGCCGTCCCTGCGAAGCCGGCAAAGCCTGCGACCCCGTCACTTAAGAATCCCGTGCCCGTTTCGAAATCTTCAGCTAAAACACCAACCAAAACCGAAGCCCCCGCCAAGCCTGCCGCGCCCCGTCCGGTCGGCAAGGTGGCTGTGGCTGTGACCTCGAAACCGTCCGGCCCGACCCCAAAAACCAAGTACAGGGTGGTCGAGTACAAGACCGACGAAGCAACCGGTCGCCCGATCCTGCCGCAGGGCTACAAGCCTGCTGCGGATGAGGAGTACATGAGCAAGTTGCAGCAGGAGTATTTCCGGCAGCGCCTGCAGCGTTGGCGCAACGAGATGGTCGAGGAGTCCAAGCAGACCATCGAGAACCTGCGCGAAGAAGTGCGCGACATCGGCGACGAAGCGGAGCGTGCCACCCGCGAGACCGAGAACTCGCTGGAACTGCGTGCCCGCGACCGTGCACGCAAGCTGATCTCCAAGATCGACAGCACGCTCAAGCGCCTGGAAGACGGCGATTACGGCTATTGCGTGGACACCGGCGAAGAGATCGGCCTGGACCGGCTGGAAGCGCGTCTGACCGCTGAGCGTACTATCGACGCGCAAGAGCGTTGGGAGCACCTGCAGAAGCAGCAGGGCGACTGA
- the yidD gene encoding membrane protein insertion efficiency factor YidD, which produces MEYHWQVIGRLLIALLRFYKLFISPLLGPRCRFAPSCSEYAMTAIGRFGPLCGGWLAARRLGRCHPFHPGGFDPVPEAPPSASPPPSSSCRCKGHHP; this is translated from the coding sequence GTGGAATATCATTGGCAAGTGATCGGCCGTCTACTCATCGCGCTGCTGCGCTTCTACAAGTTGTTCATCAGCCCCCTGCTCGGGCCGCGCTGCCGTTTTGCGCCCAGCTGCTCGGAGTATGCGATGACCGCGATCGGCCGCTTCGGCCCGCTATGCGGCGGCTGGCTTGCCGCACGCAGGCTCGGGCGTTGCCACCCCTTCCATCCGGGCGGGTTCGATCCGGTGCCCGAAGCGCCCCCGTCCGCTTCCCCGCCCCCGTCTTCTTCCTGTCGCTGCAAAGGACACCATCCATGA
- a CDS encoding dihydroorotase: MSRTIIVNARLVNEGKEFDADLLIEGGRIAKIDSTIPPAPGDTVVDAAGRWVLPGMIDDQVHFREPGLTHKGDIATESGAAVAGGLTSFMDMPNTNPPTLDAAALQAKYDAAAGRAWANYGFYMGASNDNLAAIQTLDPKTAPGIKVFMGASTGNMLVDNPETLDAIFRDAPTPIITHCEDTPTIDATLAEYKKKYGDALTPQMHPDIRSRQACLKSSQLAVSLARKHNTRLHVLHISTVDELALFESGPLVDANGKVRKRITAETCIHFLRFDRSDYARLGNLIKCNPAIKDAGDRLALIEALAEDVIDVLATDHAPHTWEEKHKPYAQAPSGLPLVQYALVAALELVHEGKLPITRIVQKFAHAPAQLFDVEERGFLREGYFADLVMIDNTPFTLKREQVLSKCGWSPFEGTTFRSRIAATWVNGQQVWDGEQLVGSAAGQRLTFDR, from the coding sequence ATGAGCCGTACCATCATCGTCAACGCCCGCCTGGTCAATGAAGGCAAGGAGTTCGACGCCGATCTCCTGATCGAGGGTGGCCGCATCGCCAAGATCGATAGCACGATCCCCCCGGCTCCAGGCGATACCGTCGTAGACGCGGCCGGGCGCTGGGTGCTGCCGGGCATGATCGACGACCAGGTGCATTTCCGCGAGCCGGGCCTGACCCACAAGGGCGACATCGCGACCGAATCCGGCGCTGCCGTGGCCGGTGGCCTGACCAGCTTCATGGACATGCCCAACACCAATCCGCCCACCCTGGATGCGGCCGCGCTGCAGGCCAAGTACGACGCCGCCGCCGGGCGCGCCTGGGCCAACTACGGCTTCTACATGGGCGCCAGCAACGACAACCTGGCCGCGATCCAGACGCTGGATCCGAAGACCGCGCCGGGCATCAAGGTGTTCATGGGCGCCTCCACCGGCAACATGCTGGTCGACAACCCCGAGACGCTGGACGCGATCTTCCGCGACGCGCCCACGCCGATCATCACGCACTGCGAAGATACTCCGACCATCGACGCGACGTTAGCCGAATACAAGAAAAAGTACGGCGATGCGCTGACCCCGCAGATGCATCCGGACATCCGCTCGCGGCAAGCGTGCCTGAAGTCCTCACAACTGGCGGTGTCGCTGGCGCGCAAGCACAACACCCGCCTGCACGTGCTGCACATCTCCACTGTCGACGAACTGGCGCTATTCGAATCCGGCCCGCTGGTTGATGCCAATGGCAAGGTGCGCAAGCGCATCACCGCCGAAACCTGCATCCACTTCCTGCGCTTTGACCGCAGCGATTACGCGCGACTGGGCAACCTGATCAAGTGCAATCCCGCGATCAAGGACGCCGGCGACCGTCTGGCGCTGATCGAGGCGTTAGCCGAAGACGTCATCGACGTGCTCGCCACCGACCACGCCCCGCATACGTGGGAAGAAAAGCACAAGCCCTACGCGCAGGCTCCATCCGGCTTGCCGTTGGTGCAATACGCACTGGTTGCCGCGCTGGAGCTGGTGCACGAGGGCAAGCTGCCGATCACCCGCATCGTGCAGAAGTTCGCGCATGCGCCGGCGCAGCTGTTCGATGTGGAAGAGCGCGGTTTTCTGCGCGAAGGCTACTTCGCGGACCTGGTAATGATCGACAACACCCCGTTCACCTTGAAGCGCGAGCAGGTGCTGTCCAAGTGCGGCTGGTCGCCGTTCGAAGGCACGACGTTCCGCTCGCGCATCGCCGCAACCTGGGTCAATGGTCAGCAGGTATGGGACGGCGAGCAGTTGGTCGGCAGCGCTGCCGGCCAGCGCCTGACCTTCGACCGCTAA
- a CDS encoding M23 family metallopeptidase: MRAALFGAWLVLGPVSFTTGSAAAQPAIAAEVAFPQSASQGALVIGKVPAGSRVQYAGHTLRVSGYGRVVFGIGRDATGPLQVQITRPDGGKETASIAVIPRDWPVERVNGVPPKTVNPPAAIAERIKHEQAQVTAARDRDDARTDFAQAFVWPVQGRISGRFGNARVYNGQSGAGHSGMDIAVPTGTPVKAPAAGVVTFAAPDLYLTGGTVLLDHGFGVSSNFLHLSRIDVKVGDRVEQGQIIAAVGATGRATGPHLHWGMNWFDVRIDPLLVLERGK, encoded by the coding sequence ATGCGCGCAGCCCTGTTTGGCGCTTGGCTTGTGCTGGGACCGGTCTCGTTCACTACTGGAAGCGCCGCTGCGCAGCCTGCCATCGCTGCTGAGGTGGCGTTTCCGCAAAGCGCGTCGCAAGGCGCGCTGGTGATCGGCAAGGTGCCAGCCGGTAGCCGTGTGCAATACGCCGGCCACACCTTGCGTGTGAGCGGCTATGGCAGGGTGGTGTTTGGCATCGGCCGCGACGCCACCGGCCCGCTGCAGGTGCAGATCACCCGACCCGACGGCGGCAAGGAAACCGCCAGCATTGCGGTGATACCACGCGATTGGCCAGTGGAACGCGTCAACGGCGTGCCACCCAAGACAGTCAACCCACCTGCTGCGATCGCCGAGCGGATCAAACACGAGCAGGCGCAGGTGACTGCCGCGCGCGACCGCGACGATGCGCGCACCGATTTCGCCCAGGCGTTCGTCTGGCCGGTGCAGGGCCGTATCAGCGGTCGCTTCGGCAATGCGCGCGTGTACAACGGCCAGTCCGGCGCCGGCCATTCGGGCATGGACATCGCAGTGCCGACCGGCACGCCGGTGAAGGCACCGGCAGCCGGTGTCGTCACCTTTGCAGCGCCGGATCTGTATCTAACCGGCGGCACTGTGTTGCTGGATCATGGCTTCGGCGTCAGTTCCAACTTCCTGCACCTGTCACGCATCGACGTGAAGGTGGGCGACCGGGTCGAGCAAGGCCAGATCATTGCCGCTGTGGGGGCGACCGGACGCGCGACCGGGCCGCATCTGCATTGGGGAATGAACTGGTTCGACGTGCGGATCGATCCGTTGTTGGTGCTTGAGCGCGGTAAGTAG
- a CDS encoding IS5 family transposase, whose product MQLTFGDAEGLGKRKQTRREIFLAEMEQVVPWRHLLGLIAPHYPVSGRPGRQPYALATMLRIHLLQQWYALSDPAMEEALHEIRTLRRFARLGGLDNVPDETTILNFRRLLETHGLAARMLEAVNADLVRKGQSLRSGTIVDATLIAAPSSTKNTDRARDPEMHQTKKGNQWYFGMKAHIGVDEFSGLVHYVRCTAANVADVTVTHALLHGKEDSVFGDSGYTGADKREELQTCKAGFFITAKRSTIQAIGNKRERRQEERWEYFKASVRAKVEHPFRVIKRQFGYTKVRYRGLTKNTAHVLTLFALSNLWMVRRQLLPARG is encoded by the coding sequence ATGCAACTGACGTTCGGTGACGCTGAAGGTTTGGGCAAGCGCAAGCAGACTCGCCGCGAGATCTTCCTGGCCGAGATGGAGCAGGTGGTTCCGTGGAGGCATTTGCTCGGACTGATCGCGCCGCACTATCCGGTGTCGGGGCGGCCTGGTCGACAGCCGTACGCACTGGCGACGATGTTGCGGATTCATTTGCTGCAGCAGTGGTATGCGTTGAGCGATCCGGCGATGGAAGAAGCGTTGCACGAGATCCGGACCTTGCGCCGTTTTGCCCGGCTCGGCGGTTTGGACAATGTTCCCGACGAGACCACGATTCTCAACTTTCGCCGCTTGCTGGAAACCCATGGCCTTGCAGCGCGGATGCTGGAGGCCGTCAACGCGGATCTGGTGCGCAAGGGTCAGAGCCTGCGGTCCGGCACGATCGTCGATGCAACCCTGATCGCTGCGCCCAGTTCGACCAAGAACACCGACCGCGCGCGCGACCCTGAAATGCATCAGACCAAGAAAGGCAATCAGTGGTATTTCGGGATGAAGGCACACATCGGCGTGGATGAGTTTTCCGGGCTGGTGCACTACGTCCGTTGTACGGCTGCCAATGTGGCCGATGTCACGGTGACCCACGCATTGCTGCACGGCAAAGAAGACAGTGTGTTCGGCGACAGCGGCTACACCGGTGCGGACAAACGCGAAGAACTGCAGACCTGCAAGGCTGGTTTTTTCATTACCGCCAAGCGTTCGACGATTCAAGCCATTGGCAACAAACGCGAGCGCCGCCAGGAAGAACGTTGGGAATACTTCAAAGCAAGTGTGCGTGCGAAGGTGGAGCATCCATTCCGCGTGATCAAACGCCAGTTTGGCTACACCAAGGTCCGCTATCGCGGCTTGACCAAGAACACCGCGCATGTGCTGACCCTGTTCGCACTATCCAATCTGTGGATGGTGCGCCGGCAGTTGCTGCCGGCCAGGGGATAA
- a CDS encoding pyridoxamine 5'-phosphate oxidase family protein, producing MADPKELQEKFWKALKSDRTVMLGLDGVEDGHARPMTAQIEGDSGGPIWFFTSKDNALISMLGQGRRVIGAFSSKGHDLFASISGSLREDTDPAVVERLWNPHVAAWYEGGKDDAKLALLRLDTDHAQIWRNGSSLLAGIKVLFGVDPKKDYQDKVANVPLR from the coding sequence ATGGCAGATCCCAAAGAGCTGCAGGAAAAATTCTGGAAAGCCTTGAAATCCGATCGCACCGTGATGCTGGGCTTGGATGGCGTGGAAGATGGGCATGCACGCCCGATGACCGCGCAGATCGAAGGCGATAGCGGTGGTCCGATCTGGTTCTTCACCTCCAAGGACAATGCGCTGATTTCCATGCTGGGCCAGGGCCGCCGCGTCATTGGCGCCTTCAGCAGCAAGGGGCACGACCTGTTCGCCAGCATCAGCGGCTCGTTGCGCGAAGACACCGATCCGGCGGTGGTCGAGCGTCTGTGGAACCCACATGTCGCTGCCTGGTACGAAGGCGGCAAGGACGATGCCAAGTTGGCGCTGCTGCGCCTGGATACCGATCACGCGCAGATCTGGCGCAATGGATCCAGCCTGCTGGCCGGCATCAAGGTGTTGTTCGGCGTGGACCCGAAGAAGGATTATCAAGACAAGGTGGCGAACGTCCCGCTGCGCTGA
- a CDS encoding pectate lyase, which translates to MTTLAELQAAFNAKKHHIVIHGKIYGGPKLTTLNFSSTDWNNITIEGATGGGAALQNIQLKFSGEMLPAGTKIQNVVIRNISFAGNIGDLQALPNQVEGTSNNIGINYLGVSLRRVSNAWIDHCTFYDMSDDLLSISMSSDYITVSYNHFYFSNSWVNMKPDPVWSWVDKGYHDLANERLAILVGYNKNDSYIYGDNKLHVTLHHNWFGPNLAGRPLLRGWAHAYNNYFDNSTLPNGTRTAADGQRYGKQQYNALQIGSGSIVFSESNYFYKTNVSNHIRLESSGDIYNFHEKKNVYDSTTGDSATGSTFNNAPVKYSYEPDDAARVPGIVRSNAGPH; encoded by the coding sequence GTGACAACGCTTGCAGAGCTGCAAGCGGCATTCAATGCTAAAAAGCATCATATCGTCATCCATGGAAAGATCTACGGTGGCCCAAAGTTGACCACCCTGAATTTTTCTAGCACCGATTGGAACAACATAACAATAGAGGGTGCTACAGGCGGTGGAGCGGCCTTGCAGAATATCCAATTAAAATTTAGCGGCGAAATGCTACCCGCCGGGACAAAAATTCAAAACGTGGTCATCAGGAACATATCATTCGCTGGCAATATCGGCGACTTACAAGCCTTGCCTAACCAAGTCGAAGGAACTTCCAACAACATTGGCATCAACTACCTTGGAGTATCATTGCGGCGTGTATCCAATGCTTGGATAGACCACTGTACTTTCTACGACATGAGCGATGATCTTTTATCAATCAGCATGTCATCTGATTACATCACGGTGTCGTATAATCATTTCTACTTCAGCAACAGCTGGGTCAATATGAAACCGGATCCGGTATGGAGCTGGGTTGACAAGGGTTATCATGACCTCGCAAACGAGCGCTTGGCAATCCTTGTTGGTTACAACAAGAACGATTCATACATATATGGTGACAACAAGCTGCACGTGACGTTGCACCACAACTGGTTTGGCCCCAATCTGGCCGGGCGTCCACTACTACGCGGCTGGGCCCATGCCTACAATAATTACTTTGACAATAGCACCTTACCGAATGGTACCCGCACCGCCGCAGATGGTCAACGCTATGGAAAGCAGCAGTACAACGCTTTGCAGATAGGTAGCGGCAGCATCGTTTTTTCCGAATCAAACTATTTTTACAAAACCAATGTCAGCAACCATATTCGACTGGAATCAAGCGGTGACATATACAATTTTCATGAGAAGAAAAACGTGTATGACTCAACCACAGGCGATTCGGCGACCGGCTCAACCTTCAATAACGCGCCGGTGAAATACAGCTACGAGCCTGACGATGCGGCAAGAGTCCCAGGCATCGTGCGGTCCAACGCGGGGCCGCACTAA
- a CDS encoding glycoside hydrolase family 28 protein — protein sequence MQSPSAFPAIAPLTLALLGLSTFQAGAARPHAQDVADTAHGISTSWGVIQQPTLPTQVCATLRAALVPVAGSLDALDSDPTQSKRDTARLQAAIDDCPAGSAVRLVPGDAGESGFLSGPLTIKSKVTLWIDRGVTLFGSRNPQDYDNGLGTCGTATSDKAKSCNPLIHVADTANSALVGAGKIDGRGGSTLTAGPNAGTASWWDLAYLNVTKGLSQHVPRLLQIDDSTDFTLYDITLENSPNFHVATDNVVGLTAWGIKILAPSLVYSRPGYRCPAGTTPDVTAHATCFTPETAKNTDGFDPGQSKKVLLAYSYIGTGDDGVAIKAHASNKRSIAAENMLFAYNQFYYTHGFSLGSETDAGMRHIAVRGLSIDGFDANDVARDPYSANGLRIKSDGTRGGQVYDISFENVCMRGVARPLVFDANYANAAVRNKLPSFSGIALTNVHSLGSKAFGGGELSFYGYRDATTTLPITLSLDNVVLEGGPIAFAQPHFGGPASNPGAIHFTFKGGPVSFFDQLSESVPNDVQLQGKPGPGTPLQCNDAFIAYHSVLPDSPI from the coding sequence GTGCAATCCCCGTCCGCTTTTCCGGCTATCGCTCCCTTGACGCTCGCCCTGCTCGGTCTATCCACCTTCCAGGCCGGTGCGGCGCGTCCGCATGCACAGGACGTGGCCGATACCGCGCATGGCATCTCCACCAGTTGGGGCGTGATCCAGCAGCCCACATTGCCGACGCAGGTCTGCGCAACGCTCAGGGCCGCGCTGGTGCCGGTTGCCGGCTCGCTGGATGCGCTCGACAGCGATCCAACACAGTCCAAGCGCGACACGGCGCGTTTGCAGGCGGCCATCGATGATTGCCCAGCCGGCAGCGCGGTGCGCCTGGTGCCCGGCGATGCCGGCGAGTCCGGCTTCCTGAGCGGCCCGCTGACGATCAAGAGCAAGGTCACGCTGTGGATCGACCGCGGCGTCACCTTGTTCGGCTCGCGCAATCCGCAGGACTACGACAACGGGCTGGGCACCTGCGGCACCGCGACCAGCGACAAGGCCAAGTCCTGCAACCCGCTGATCCACGTCGCCGATACCGCCAACAGCGCGCTTGTCGGTGCCGGCAAAATCGACGGCCGCGGCGGCAGCACGCTCACCGCCGGCCCCAATGCCGGCACCGCCAGCTGGTGGGATCTGGCCTATCTCAATGTCACCAAGGGACTGAGCCAGCACGTCCCGCGGCTGCTGCAGATCGACGACAGCACAGACTTCACCCTGTACGACATCACCCTGGAAAACTCGCCCAATTTCCACGTCGCCACCGACAACGTGGTCGGCCTGACCGCGTGGGGCATCAAGATTCTGGCGCCCAGCCTGGTCTACTCGCGTCCCGGTTATCGCTGCCCGGCCGGCACTACGCCCGACGTCACTGCGCACGCTACCTGCTTCACGCCCGAAACGGCCAAGAATACCGATGGCTTCGACCCCGGCCAGTCGAAGAAGGTGTTGCTGGCGTACTCCTACATCGGCACCGGCGATGACGGTGTGGCGATCAAGGCGCATGCCAGCAACAAACGCAGCATCGCCGCGGAAAACATGCTGTTCGCCTATAACCAGTTCTATTACACGCACGGTTTTTCGCTGGGTAGCGAAACCGATGCAGGCATGCGCCATATCGCCGTGCGCGGCTTGAGCATCGATGGTTTCGACGCGAATGATGTCGCGAGAGACCCGTATTCTGCCAACGGCCTGCGTATCAAATCCGACGGCACGCGCGGCGGCCAGGTGTACGACATCAGCTTCGAAAACGTCTGCATGCGCGGGGTTGCCAGGCCGTTGGTGTTCGACGCCAACTATGCCAACGCGGCGGTGCGCAACAAACTGCCGAGTTTCAGCGGCATTGCGCTGACCAATGTGCATTCGCTGGGTTCCAAGGCGTTTGGCGGCGGTGAGCTGAGCTTCTATGGGTACCGCGACGCGACCACCACCTTGCCGATCACCCTCTCGCTGGACAACGTGGTGCTGGAGGGTGGGCCGATCGCGTTCGCACAACCGCACTTCGGCGGGCCGGCCAGCAACCCTGGCGCAATCCATTTCACCTTCAAGGGCGGCCCGGTAAGCTTTTTCGATCAGTTGTCCGAATCGGTGCCCAACGATGTGCAACTGCAAGGCAAGCCCGGGCCAGGCACGCCACTGCAGTGCAATGACGCGTTCATTGCCTACCACTCGGTATTGCCGGATTCGCCGATCTGA
- a CDS encoding phosphoglycolate phosphatase — MCAEPRLPDGGTQPSSGGAAVNFPQAVLFDLDGTLLDSAPDMLATVNAMLDVRGRALLALAQLRPVVSKGARAMLAVAFAELETVERDTLVPEFLRRYEALIGTQSSLFDGVEELLLRLERAGCVWGIVTNKPEYLARLILPQLGWEQRCTVLIGGDTLPECKPHPLPLLAAAERIGVAPAHCVYVGDDERDILAARAAAMPSVAVLWGYRLHDDEPSRWHADLLVEQPQALWDPAAWPRS, encoded by the coding sequence ATGTGCGCCGAACCCCGACTTCCAGATGGCGGCACGCAACCGTCGAGTGGCGGGGCGGCTGTGAATTTCCCGCAGGCGGTGCTGTTCGATCTGGATGGCACCTTGTTGGACAGTGCGCCGGATATGCTCGCCACAGTCAACGCGATGCTGGACGTGCGTGGGCGTGCGTTGCTTGCGTTGGCGCAGTTGCGCCCGGTGGTATCGAAGGGCGCGCGCGCGATGCTGGCGGTGGCGTTTGCCGAACTTGAGACGGTCGAGCGTGACACGTTGGTGCCGGAATTTCTGCGTCGTTATGAAGCCTTGATCGGCACGCAGTCGTCCTTGTTCGATGGTGTGGAGGAACTGCTGCTACGTTTGGAGCGTGCCGGTTGTGTGTGGGGCATTGTCACCAACAAGCCAGAATACCTGGCGCGGCTGATCCTGCCGCAGCTAGGCTGGGAACAGCGTTGCACGGTGTTGATCGGCGGCGACACCTTGCCCGAGTGTAAGCCGCATCCACTGCCGTTGCTGGCGGCTGCCGAACGCATCGGTGTCGCGCCTGCGCACTGCGTCTACGTTGGCGATGACGAGCGCGACATTCTTGCCGCACGCGCGGCGGCGATGCCATCGGTGGCGGTGTTGTGGGGTTACCGCCTGCACGACGATGAGCCGTCACGCTGGCACGCCGACCTGCTGGTCGAACAACCGCAGGCACTGTGGGACCCCGCAGCATGGCCGCGCAGCTGA